A region from the Halobellus litoreus genome encodes:
- a CDS encoding SHOCT domain-containing protein, which yields MDGSRSPRSDRWWDEDLADSDDPVVGAVALLVLGAGLGSLFGVPILSAIDFWVIFVIGYAVIVPLVSLLRGRQRGAERDRHENTDARQPGAAAADRGDTDGVDAALARLRDRYARGDLSEEQFERKLEVLLETDTPENARDRASRRRANAKTDRREERGNAERDDAARERSG from the coding sequence ATGGACGGAAGCCGGAGTCCCAGATCCGATCGCTGGTGGGACGAGGATCTCGCCGATTCGGACGATCCAGTCGTCGGAGCGGTCGCACTCCTGGTTCTCGGGGCGGGTCTCGGCTCGCTTTTCGGCGTCCCGATCCTCTCTGCGATCGACTTCTGGGTCATCTTCGTCATCGGTTACGCAGTGATCGTCCCGCTCGTGTCGCTGCTGCGCGGACGGCAGCGGGGGGCAGAGAGGGATCGTCACGAGAACACAGACGCCCGACAGCCGGGGGCAGCGGCCGCCGATCGGGGCGACACCGACGGCGTCGACGCGGCGCTCGCGCGTCTCCGCGACCGGTACGCGCGCGGTGACCTCTCCGAGGAGCAGTTCGAGCGGAAACTCGAAGTGCTGCTCGAAACCGACACGCCCGAGAACGCCCGAGATCGAGCATCGAGACGGCGAGCGAACGCTAAAACCGACCGACGGGAGGAGCGGGGTAACGCCGAACGCGACGACGCCGCACGCGAGCGTTCGGGGTAG
- a CDS encoding protein sorting system archaetidylserine decarboxylase, with amino-acid sequence MRFAPGVRQFAVPAFAAAAVLAVLAPPLSLLALAVGGFVAWFFRDPERRPSGPGVVSPADGRVSVVREEGDQVRVGVFMNVTDVHVNRAPFDGRVERVTHRPGKHLPAFSKESERNERVDVDVETDEGPAELSLIAGAFARRIHPYVEAGDDLDRAQRIGHIDFGSRADVLLPPTYDREDLLVEEGDSVRAGESVVAARER; translated from the coding sequence ATGCGCTTCGCGCCAGGCGTCCGTCAGTTCGCGGTCCCGGCGTTCGCCGCCGCGGCGGTGCTGGCCGTGCTCGCCCCGCCGCTGTCCCTGCTCGCCCTCGCGGTCGGCGGCTTCGTCGCGTGGTTCTTCCGCGACCCCGAGCGTCGCCCCTCCGGCCCGGGCGTGGTCTCGCCCGCCGACGGACGCGTCTCCGTCGTCCGCGAGGAGGGCGATCAGGTCCGCGTGGGCGTATTTATGAACGTCACCGACGTCCACGTGAACCGCGCGCCGTTCGACGGGCGCGTCGAGCGCGTCACTCACCGGCCGGGAAAACACCTGCCGGCGTTCTCGAAGGAGTCCGAGCGAAACGAGCGCGTCGACGTCGACGTCGAGACCGACGAGGGCCCGGCGGAGCTCTCGCTCATCGCCGGCGCGTTCGCCCGGCGGATCCACCCCTACGTCGAGGCGGGCGACGACCTCGACCGCGCCCAGCGGATCGGCCACATCGACTTCGGCTCCCGAGCGGACGTCCTTCTCCCGCCGACGTACGACCGCGAAGACCTCCTCGTCGAGGAGGGCGATTCGGTCCGCGCCGGTGAGTCGGTCGTCGCCGCGCGGGAGCGGTGA
- the hisA gene encoding 1-(5-phosphoribosyl)-5-[(5-phosphoribosylamino)methylideneamino]imidazole-4-carboxamide isomerase, whose protein sequence is MSDPFPDFEVVPAVDMQDGEVVQLVQGERGTEKRYGDPVAAAKRWVDAGAETLHLVDLDGAFEGERENADAVEAVVDAVDVPVQLGGGIRTAADATDLLDRGVERVILGTAAVEEPELVAEISEAYPGRVMVSLDARDGEVVVSGWTEETGLDPAAAASRYEDLGAGSILFTDVDVEGKQEGVQTEVTKRVVDAVDVPVVASGGVASLDDVRALRDAGAAAVVVGTALYEGAFTLAAAMRV, encoded by the coding sequence ATGAGCGATCCGTTTCCCGACTTCGAGGTCGTCCCCGCGGTCGATATGCAGGACGGCGAGGTGGTGCAGCTCGTACAGGGCGAACGCGGCACCGAGAAACGCTACGGCGACCCCGTCGCCGCCGCGAAACGCTGGGTCGACGCCGGCGCGGAGACGCTGCACCTCGTCGACCTCGACGGCGCGTTCGAGGGCGAACGCGAGAACGCCGACGCCGTCGAGGCCGTCGTCGACGCGGTCGACGTCCCGGTGCAACTCGGCGGCGGGATCCGGACCGCCGCCGACGCCACCGACCTGCTTGACCGCGGCGTCGAGCGCGTGATCCTCGGGACGGCGGCGGTCGAAGAGCCCGAGTTGGTCGCGGAGATCTCCGAGGCGTACCCCGGCCGGGTGATGGTGAGCCTCGACGCGAGAGACGGCGAGGTCGTCGTCTCCGGCTGGACCGAGGAGACCGGCCTCGATCCGGCGGCGGCCGCCAGCAGGTACGAGGACCTGGGCGCGGGGTCGATCCTCTTCACCGACGTCGACGTCGAGGGGAAGCAGGAGGGCGTCCAGACCGAGGTGACGAAGCGCGTCGTCGACGCGGTCGACGTCCCGGTGGTCGCGTCGGGAGGCGTCGCGTCGCTCGACGACGTCCGGGCGCTGAGGGACGCCGGTGCGGCGGCGGTCGTCGTCGGCACCGCGCTCTACGAGGGGGCGTTCACCCTCGCTGCCGCGATGCGCGTTTGA
- the glmM gene encoding phosphoglucosamine mutase gives MRLFGSSGTRGVVGDGLTPEFVLRIAKAAGTVWETDRAVVARDARTTGEMLSNAATSGLESVGVDVDRLGPTPTPSAVRYAGETARPAIVITASHNPPEYNGVKLVGADGVELGVADLEEIESHVLEDRFSTAAWDAVGESRRIESANREYVADLLDAVDRESIAAADLTVALDPGHGPGALTSPEFFRELGCEVVTVNANADGHFPGRPSEPVESNLRDLESLVRAADADVGIAHDGDADRAVFVDERGEFVAGEASLAALAAAELDAGDTAVAAVNVSQRLVDVCDDAGATLELTPIGATNIITRIRDLHAAGERVPIAGEGNGGIFYPEYRLVRDGAYVGAKFLELVAERPASAVVAPYTDYENVRINLAYDSEAELDAMLDAARDFAESVDADPNTIDGYRLDYGDAWVLVRPSGTEPKVRVYAEAGDAERASDLAEQAADRLRDALAELY, from the coding sequence ATGAGACTGTTCGGTTCGAGCGGCACTCGGGGCGTCGTCGGCGACGGCCTGACGCCCGAGTTCGTCCTCCGGATCGCCAAGGCGGCCGGCACGGTCTGGGAGACCGACCGCGCCGTCGTCGCCCGGGACGCCCGCACGACCGGCGAGATGCTTTCGAACGCGGCCACGAGCGGACTCGAGAGCGTCGGCGTCGACGTCGACCGCCTCGGCCCGACGCCGACCCCGAGCGCCGTCCGCTACGCCGGCGAGACGGCCCGCCCGGCGATCGTGATCACGGCCTCGCACAACCCGCCGGAGTACAACGGCGTGAAACTCGTCGGCGCGGACGGCGTCGAACTCGGCGTCGCCGACCTCGAAGAGATCGAGTCGCACGTGCTTGAGGACCGGTTTTCCACCGCCGCGTGGGACGCCGTCGGCGAGTCGCGGCGGATCGAGTCGGCGAACCGCGAGTACGTCGCGGACCTCCTCGACGCCGTCGACCGTGAGTCGATCGCCGCGGCCGACCTCACGGTCGCGCTCGATCCCGGTCACGGTCCGGGCGCGCTGACGAGTCCGGAGTTCTTCCGCGAACTCGGCTGCGAGGTCGTCACCGTCAACGCCAACGCCGACGGCCACTTCCCCGGCCGCCCCTCCGAACCCGTCGAGTCCAACCTGCGAGACCTCGAATCGCTGGTGCGAGCGGCCGACGCCGACGTCGGGATCGCCCACGACGGCGACGCAGACCGGGCGGTCTTCGTCGACGAGCGCGGCGAGTTCGTCGCCGGCGAGGCCTCCCTGGCCGCGCTCGCCGCCGCGGAACTGGACGCGGGCGACACCGCCGTGGCCGCGGTGAACGTCTCCCAGCGTCTCGTCGACGTCTGCGACGACGCCGGCGCGACGCTCGAACTCACGCCGATCGGCGCGACGAACATCATCACGCGAATCCGGGACCTCCACGCCGCCGGCGAGCGCGTTCCGATCGCCGGCGAGGGCAACGGCGGAATCTTCTATCCAGAGTATCGGCTGGTCCGCGACGGCGCCTACGTCGGCGCGAAGTTCCTCGAACTCGTCGCCGAGCGGCCGGCCTCGGCGGTCGTCGCTCCCTACACCGACTACGAGAACGTCCGAATCAACCTCGCATACGACTCAGAGGCGGAACTGGACGCGATGCTCGACGCCGCCCGTGACTTCGCCGAATCCGTCGACGCCGACCCGAACACGATCGACGGCTACCGCCTCGACTACGGCGACGCCTGGGTGCTCGTCCGCCCGTCCGGTACCGAACCGAAGGTGCGCGTCTACGCCGAGGCGGGCGACGCGGAACGCGCGTCGGACCTCGCCGAGCAGGCGGCCGACCGCCTGCGTGACGCGCTCGCGGAACTGTACTGA
- a CDS encoding DUF460 domain-containing protein, with the protein MNDRTSALDTLVLGVDIQSGDVRGDAPSYALVAFDGEHVDRDVVSHRKLRRLLDREEPAMVATDNMYELAADKDALVHFLRALPTETKLVQVTGAERPEPLSRVASRHGVPYGKKPMKEAEAAARLAAANVGYEVSAFGDTTTVKVSRGRSTGKGGWSQDRYTRRIHGSVKRRSREVKERLKQAGLEFETDVTEKYGGYANAVFTVEAPPADIPVSEGRSGDTRIEIERERHDGIEFEPLVKRRDHVVVGIDPGTTTAAAVVSLDGQVLDVYSTRTADTADVIEWLIERGRPVVVAADVTPMPETVEKFRRSFDAAGWTPNSDLPIDEKLHRTREAAYENDHQRDALAAALFARDDHEDQIERISQKVPVDVERGEVISRVVAGEESVEAVLRDLADDEESEESDSEHEERELTEEEEEIRRLRERVERLESHVDDLNETIDEREETIEEYEEELSEAKREERRQARERREVKRLERENDRLERRVEGLADENEELDEKLERLKRLWKLDHSNFADVDTDGDLVSVKVIEQFTRDAIETADEEYGLAAGDVVYLRDASGAGRSTAERLAEIGPRVVLRSGGNLSEVADRILFEHEIPVSPADDVAIQEVDELAVASEADVEAAITDWERRAEERQKERKASMVDQIISEHRAETRSESR; encoded by the coding sequence GTGAACGACCGGACGAGCGCCCTCGACACCCTCGTCTTAGGCGTGGACATCCAGAGCGGTGACGTCCGCGGCGACGCGCCTTCCTACGCCCTCGTGGCCTTCGACGGCGAGCACGTCGACCGCGACGTCGTCTCCCACCGGAAGCTCCGCAGGCTGCTCGACCGCGAGGAGCCCGCAATGGTGGCGACGGACAATATGTACGAGCTCGCGGCCGACAAGGACGCGCTCGTCCACTTCCTGCGCGCGCTGCCGACCGAGACGAAACTGGTGCAGGTGACCGGCGCGGAGCGGCCGGAACCGCTCTCGCGAGTCGCCTCCAGACACGGCGTGCCGTACGGCAAAAAGCCGATGAAGGAGGCCGAGGCGGCGGCGCGGCTCGCGGCGGCCAACGTCGGTTACGAGGTGTCGGCCTTCGGCGACACGACGACGGTGAAGGTGTCCCGCGGACGCTCGACCGGCAAGGGCGGCTGGAGCCAGGACCGCTACACCCGGCGGATCCACGGGTCGGTGAAGCGTCGATCCCGCGAGGTGAAAGAGCGCCTGAAGCAGGCGGGCCTGGAATTCGAGACCGACGTGACCGAGAAGTACGGCGGATACGCGAACGCCGTCTTCACCGTCGAGGCGCCGCCGGCGGACATCCCCGTCTCGGAGGGGCGCTCCGGCGACACGCGGATCGAGATCGAGCGCGAGCGCCACGACGGCATCGAGTTCGAACCGCTGGTCAAGCGTCGCGACCACGTCGTCGTCGGGATCGACCCGGGCACGACGACGGCCGCGGCGGTCGTGAGCCTCGACGGGCAGGTCCTCGACGTCTACTCGACGCGGACGGCCGACACCGCCGACGTGATCGAGTGGCTGATCGAGCGCGGCCGACCCGTCGTCGTCGCGGCCGACGTGACGCCGATGCCCGAGACCGTCGAGAAGTTCCGGCGGAGCTTCGACGCCGCCGGCTGGACGCCGAACTCGGACCTCCCGATCGACGAGAAACTCCACCGGACGCGCGAGGCGGCCTACGAGAACGACCACCAGCGCGACGCGCTCGCGGCGGCGCTCTTCGCCCGCGACGACCACGAGGACCAGATCGAGCGGATCTCACAGAAGGTACCGGTGGACGTCGAGCGCGGCGAGGTGATCTCCCGCGTCGTCGCCGGCGAGGAGTCCGTGGAGGCGGTGCTCCGCGACCTCGCTGACGACGAGGAGAGCGAGGAGTCCGACTCCGAGCACGAGGAGCGCGAACTCACTGAAGAGGAAGAGGAGATCCGGCGGCTCCGCGAGCGGGTCGAGCGCCTCGAATCGCACGTCGACGACCTGAACGAGACGATCGACGAGCGCGAGGAGACCATCGAGGAGTACGAGGAGGAACTCTCCGAGGCCAAGCGCGAGGAGCGCCGGCAGGCCAGAGAGCGCCGCGAAGTCAAGCGCCTCGAACGCGAGAACGACCGGCTGGAGCGACGCGTCGAGGGGTTAGCGGACGAGAACGAGGAACTCGACGAGAAGCTAGAGCGGCTGAAGCGCCTCTGGAAACTCGATCACTCGAACTTCGCCGACGTCGACACCGACGGCGACCTCGTCTCGGTGAAGGTGATCGAGCAGTTCACCCGCGACGCCATCGAGACTGCCGACGAGGAGTACGGGCTGGCCGCCGGCGACGTGGTCTACCTCCGGGACGCCTCGGGTGCGGGCCGCTCCACCGCCGAGCGCCTCGCGGAGATCGGCCCGCGGGTCGTGCTCCGCTCCGGGGGCAACCTCTCTGAGGTGGCCGACCGGATCCTCTTCGAGCACGAGATTCCGGTCTCGCCGGCCGATGACGTCGCGATCCAGGAGGTCGACGAGCTCGCCGTCGCCAGCGAGGCCGACGTCGAGGCGGCGATCACGGACTGGGAGCGACGGGCCGAGGAGCGACAGAAGGAACGGAAGGCGTCGATGGTCGATCAGATCATCTCCGAGCACCGCGCGGAGACGCGGAGCGAGAGTCGGTAG
- a CDS encoding AAA family ATPase, translated as MDAPLWTEKHAPSLAELPQAEVRERLSRTVDEPMNLVVQGPAGVGKTAAVRALAREAHADPDADLVEINVADFFDRSKKEIREDPRFSRFLQGQTEFSKQYRRGGKGNKYKRDWSKRDMISHVMQELSSYKPASGRYKTVLLDNAETIREDFQQALRRVMEQYHRSTQFVITTRQPSKLIPPIRSRCFPVPVRAPTTDEIETVLSDVADDEGVEVEPMALNLVASKADGDLRYAVLAAQHAAVEGDGAITVDAAQTALSAAGHDDAIRAVLDAAATGEIRDARKQLTTLLDEEGFGGQELLSELLRVADTYPEEFGEANLVRLHRLAGAADLDLAEGNDGRLHLTHLLAAWAGGQSALDGEAFA; from the coding sequence ATGGACGCGCCCCTGTGGACGGAGAAGCACGCCCCATCGCTCGCGGAACTGCCGCAAGCGGAGGTCCGAGAACGGCTCTCTCGGACCGTCGACGAGCCGATGAACCTGGTCGTCCAGGGACCGGCGGGCGTCGGCAAGACGGCGGCCGTGCGCGCGCTGGCACGCGAGGCGCACGCGGACCCCGACGCCGACCTGGTCGAGATCAACGTCGCTGACTTCTTCGATCGGAGCAAGAAGGAGATCCGTGAAGACCCTCGATTTTCTCGCTTTCTCCAGGGACAGACCGAGTTCTCGAAGCAGTACCGCCGCGGCGGGAAGGGGAACAAGTACAAGCGGGACTGGTCCAAGCGCGATATGATCTCGCACGTGATGCAGGAGCTGTCCTCGTACAAACCCGCCTCGGGAAGGTACAAGACCGTCCTGCTCGACAACGCCGAGACCATCCGCGAGGACTTCCAGCAGGCGCTCCGGCGCGTGATGGAACAGTACCACCGGAGCACGCAGTTCGTGATCACGACGCGGCAGCCCTCGAAGCTCATTCCGCCGATCCGCTCGCGGTGTTTCCCGGTTCCGGTTCGCGCGCCGACGACCGACGAAATCGAGACGGTGCTGTCGGACGTCGCCGACGACGAGGGAGTCGAAGTCGAGCCGATGGCGCTGAATCTCGTCGCCTCGAAAGCCGACGGCGACCTCCGGTACGCAGTGCTCGCCGCACAGCACGCCGCCGTCGAGGGCGACGGCGCGATCACCGTCGACGCCGCGCAGACGGCGCTGTCTGCGGCCGGTCACGACGACGCGATCAGAGCCGTGCTCGACGCCGCTGCGACGGGAGAGATCCGCGACGCCAGAAAGCAGTTGACGACACTGCTCGACGAGGAGGGATTCGGCGGCCAGGAACTGCTCTCGGAACTGCTCCGCGTCGCCGACACCTACCCCGAGGAGTTCGGCGAGGCCAACCTCGTCCGCCTGCACCGTCTCGCCGGCGCAGCCGACCTCGACCTCGCGGAGGGAAACGACGGCCGGCTCCACCTCACGCACCTGCTCGCCGCGTGGGCCGGCGGGCAGTCAGCACTCGACGGGGAGGCGTTCGCCTGA
- a CDS encoding PLDc N-terminal domain-containing protein produces MATTRSPFIVLIGLVAVALLPLLVMWIVISDLATFAYFTGFALYFLVAHVALPGWVYIDATGRGSESAVGWTGICFFLPFVGFVAYYFLGRPDAPYEAGANAGVR; encoded by the coding sequence ATGGCAACGACCCGTTCGCCGTTCATCGTCCTCATCGGGCTGGTCGCGGTGGCGCTGCTCCCGCTCTTGGTGATGTGGATCGTCATCAGCGACCTCGCGACGTTCGCGTACTTCACCGGCTTCGCGCTGTACTTCCTCGTCGCCCACGTCGCGCTCCCGGGGTGGGTCTACATCGACGCGACCGGCCGCGGGAGCGAGTCGGCGGTCGGCTGGACGGGTATCTGCTTTTTCCTCCCGTTCGTCGGCTTCGTCGCGTACTACTTCCTCGGCCGGCCCGACGCCCCCTACGAGGCGGGCGCGAACGCCGGCGTGCGATAG
- the rnz gene encoding ribonuclease Z, translating to MRVTFLGTGGAVPTTQRGPSAFLVEREGERLLFDCGEGTQRQMMRFGTGFSVSHLFVTHLHGDHVLGIPGLIQTMDFNDRSEALAIYGPPGSKGHLTNLVEAGGYRPGFPLTVREARPGAVALDADDYEIRTFATEHRNVSSVGYALVEDDRRGRFDREKAEDLGVPVGPKFGRLHDGESVELADGTVVDPEEVVGDPRPGRRFVYTGDTRPVDATVDVVDAPDLLVHDATFAEEWADRAGQTGHSTGREAAEIANRAGARRLALTHISSRYAADASPIEREAREVFDGETAFVPDDGRTVDVPYPDDE from the coding sequence ATGCGCGTGACGTTTCTCGGGACGGGCGGGGCCGTACCGACGACCCAGCGTGGTCCGAGTGCGTTCCTCGTCGAACGCGAGGGGGAGCGACTGCTGTTCGATTGCGGGGAGGGGACGCAGCGGCAGATGATGCGGTTCGGAACCGGCTTTTCGGTCTCGCACCTGTTCGTCACGCACCTCCACGGCGACCACGTGCTCGGGATTCCGGGGTTGATCCAGACGATGGACTTCAACGACCGGTCGGAAGCGCTCGCGATCTACGGCCCGCCGGGATCGAAGGGCCACCTCACGAACCTCGTCGAGGCCGGCGGCTACCGGCCGGGGTTCCCGCTCACCGTTCGCGAGGCCCGCCCCGGTGCCGTCGCGCTCGACGCCGACGACTACGAGATCCGAACGTTCGCGACGGAGCACCGCAACGTCAGTTCGGTTGGCTACGCGCTCGTCGAGGACGACAGGCGCGGGCGCTTCGACCGCGAGAAGGCGGAGGACCTGGGCGTGCCCGTCGGGCCGAAGTTCGGTCGACTCCACGACGGCGAGAGCGTCGAACTGGCGGACGGAACGGTCGTCGATCCGGAGGAAGTCGTCGGCGACCCCCGTCCCGGACGGCGATTCGTCTACACGGGCGACACCCGACCCGTCGACGCCACCGTCGACGTCGTCGACGCGCCGGATTTACTCGTCCACGACGCCACGTTCGCCGAGGAGTGGGCCGACCGGGCGGGTCAGACCGGCCACTCGACGGGGCGGGAGGCCGCCGAAATAGCGAACCGCGCCGGTGCGAGGCGGCTCGCGCTCACCCACATCTCCTCGCGGTACGCCGCGGACGCCTCGCCGATCGAACGGGAGGCCAGAGAGGTCTTCGACGGCGAGACGGCGTTCGTTCCCGACGACGGCCGGACGGTCGACGTCCCGTACCCCGACGACGAGTGA
- a CDS encoding tyrosine--tRNA ligase, whose amino-acid sequence MDAYDRITRNVSEVVTEEEVRALAESPDGKRAYVGYEPSGVLHIGHMLTANKLIELQDAGFEVVVLLADVHAYLNGKGTFEEIRETATRMQEQFVAYGLEASQTEFVLGSDFQLDEEYVLDLHALELETSLSRAERAMAEIAGGDTATVAQAVYPLMQALDIVYLDVDLAIGGMEQRKVHMLARDTLPSIDADSPTCLHTPLIADLTTGVGKMSTSSGVSISMEDAESDIEEKVNKAYCPPTADPDPTDEGEERENPVLQIFEYHVFPRFGEVVVERPDKYGGDLTYETYQALEDDLESGELHPADAKGALTAYLNALIEPGREKIRQQRN is encoded by the coding sequence ATGGACGCCTACGACCGGATCACCCGGAACGTCTCCGAGGTGGTCACAGAGGAGGAAGTGCGCGCGCTAGCCGAGTCCCCGGACGGAAAGCGGGCGTACGTCGGCTACGAGCCCTCCGGCGTCCTCCACATCGGCCACATGCTGACGGCAAACAAACTGATCGAACTGCAGGATGCCGGCTTCGAGGTCGTCGTCCTCTTGGCCGACGTCCACGCCTACCTCAACGGGAAGGGGACGTTCGAGGAGATCCGCGAGACCGCGACCCGGATGCAGGAGCAGTTCGTCGCCTACGGCCTCGAAGCGTCCCAGACGGAGTTCGTTCTGGGCTCGGATTTCCAACTCGACGAGGAGTACGTCCTCGATCTGCACGCCCTGGAGCTTGAGACGTCGCTCTCGCGGGCCGAGCGCGCGATGGCCGAGATCGCCGGCGGCGACACCGCGACGGTCGCGCAGGCGGTCTACCCGCTGATGCAGGCGCTCGACATCGTCTACCTCGACGTCGACCTCGCGATCGGCGGGATGGAACAGCGAAAGGTCCACATGCTCGCCCGCGACACGCTGCCGAGCATCGACGCCGACTCGCCGACCTGTCTGCACACGCCGCTGATCGCGGATCTGACGACCGGCGTCGGCAAGATGTCGACCTCCTCCGGCGTCTCCATCTCGATGGAGGACGCCGAATCGGACATCGAGGAGAAAGTCAACAAGGCGTACTGCCCGCCGACGGCCGATCCCGACCCGACCGACGAGGGCGAGGAGCGGGAGAACCCGGTCCTCCAGATCTTCGAGTACCACGTCTTCCCGCGGTTCGGCGAGGTCGTCGTCGAGCGCCCCGACAAATACGGCGGCGACCTGACCTACGAGACGTACCAGGCTCTCGAAGACGACCTCGAATCCGGCGAACTCCACCCGGCGGACGCGAAGGGCGCGCTCACGGCGTACCTGAACGCCCTCATCGAACCCGGCCGCGAGAAGATCCGCCAACAACGGAACTGA
- a CDS encoding molybdopterin-dependent oxidoreductase, giving the protein METEEASLARRAADAVSPPPRLVDWSLLAVVVLEVVTGFVSFTVGSPSGWPLFWLHRILGLTFVALLGFKLARVRHRLTRPSEWRASTAVSVLTLLATLGALATGIAWVFGLDVRLAYWTLLSVHVGFGLVLVPLLAWHLRSRFRLPRRRDFEGRRTTLRYAGLLLGGAVAYRSQELTNRVLDTPGRDRRFTGSQPREGSGNGSFPVTSWVADDPDPVDRSAWTLTVAGEVETPLEYGYDALDPERSEAVSTADKEALLDCTSGWYTVQRWRGVRVGDLLDAAGVRGDARFVRFVSVTGYRWSLPVDEARDALLATHVGEERLSHGHGAPIRLVAPGRRGFQWVKWVERVEVRRRNDPAQWLVTLVSGFE; this is encoded by the coding sequence ATGGAGACCGAGGAGGCCTCCCTCGCGCGACGCGCGGCCGACGCCGTCAGCCCGCCTCCGCGGCTCGTCGACTGGTCGCTCCTCGCGGTCGTCGTCCTCGAAGTCGTCACCGGGTTCGTCTCGTTTACCGTCGGATCGCCCTCTGGGTGGCCGCTCTTCTGGCTCCACCGGATCCTCGGACTGACGTTCGTGGCGCTGCTGGGGTTCAAACTCGCCAGGGTCCGGCATCGACTCACCCGGCCCAGCGAGTGGCGGGCATCCACGGCCGTGTCGGTCCTCACGCTGCTCGCGACGCTGGGGGCGCTCGCGACCGGGATCGCCTGGGTGTTCGGTCTCGACGTTCGCCTCGCCTACTGGACGCTCCTGAGCGTGCACGTCGGGTTCGGGTTGGTGCTCGTACCGCTGCTCGCGTGGCACCTCAGGTCCCGGTTTCGGCTCCCCCGACGACGGGACTTCGAGGGACGGAGAACGACGCTCAGGTACGCCGGCCTGCTGCTCGGCGGGGCGGTGGCCTACCGAAGCCAGGAACTCACGAACCGCGTCCTCGACACCCCCGGTCGGGACCGTCGCTTCACCGGTTCGCAGCCGCGGGAGGGGTCGGGCAACGGGAGCTTTCCGGTCACCTCGTGGGTCGCGGACGACCCCGACCCGGTCGACCGATCGGCGTGGACGCTGACCGTCGCGGGCGAGGTGGAGACGCCGCTCGAATACGGATACGACGCGCTCGATCCGGAGCGCAGCGAAGCTGTCTCGACGGCCGACAAGGAAGCGCTCCTGGACTGCACGAGCGGCTGGTACACGGTGCAGCGCTGGCGCGGAGTCCGCGTCGGCGACCTGCTCGACGCGGCCGGCGTCCGCGGGGACGCGCGGTTCGTCCGGTTCGTCTCGGTGACGGGGTACCGCTGGTCGCTGCCCGTCGACGAGGCGCGGGACGCCCTCCTCGCGACGCACGTCGGCGAGGAGCGGCTCAGCCACGGCCACGGCGCGCCGATCCGCCTCGTCGCACCCGGCCGCCGCGGCTTCCAGTGGGTGAAGTGGGTCGAGCGGGTCGAGGTCCGCCG